The Streptomyces sp. WZ-12 genome segment CTGCCCGCCGGGCATGGGCGTGATCCGTGCCTAGCCTCGTTGCCGGGACTCCATCGTCACCGCCAGCGCGAAGAGCAACCGCCTGTCGACGGTTTCCTCGTGCACGGTCAGGCGGTACCGGTCGTCGAGCGTCTTGGGCTTGTCGATGCTCGCACGTGGTGGATCGAGGTCGGCACGTGCACAGGGTAATTCGGCTCTGCTGCGGCACCGACAGCAGGAAGCGGGCTTCCGAACCGCGGTCGGCTGCCGGCCAGGCCGCTGCCGTCGTCCAATCTCCTTCCACGCGCGGGCAGTTCACCATGCGACTCACTCGCTCAAGCGTCCGCGCAGCGCCTCGCACCAAGGTCTCGAACAGTGCCGTGGGCCTCGACGACGGGCTCGGCCGAACGCCTGGCCGGGGCGGTCGACCCATGAACGCCGCGATGGAACCCAGCGGTTCGGCCCCTGAGGGATCGAGCTGGTCCGATTCGCAGGCTGGCCCCGCCCCGGCACACGATGATGCCGAGCAGTCGCTGCTCGGCATCGGCGTGCACACCCCGGAGACTCCGGCCGGCGGATCCTCCATCAACGCGAGGTGAACGGGCATGCCCGCTCATCCTCGGAGGTCGCCGGATGCGCCGGCTACTCGTGAGGGGCGGCTCCCGACGAGCGCCGGACGATGTTCACGTACTCCGCGTGCCAGCCGTTCTCGTCCTCGACGGGCACATAGGTCACCCGCAGGCCCTCGACCACGAAGGTGCCGTCCTCGATGGCCTGGCGGTCCACCCGCACTTCACGGCCGTCATCCCCGTCGATGTACCCGGTGCCGCGGACCTGGTTGTACCACCGGACCACACCGCTGACCCTGTCGGCCATCTACCGCCTCCAACTTGGTTACTTGCGCAAGCCGTTAATTGTTGCACGTTGGGTATTCCCGGTCCCACGTGGAGGGCAATCCGATCAGATGTCTTAACTCCGCTACAGTCCCCGGCGCGTGGGCAGGGCGTCAGTGAGGTGGGCCGGTCCCGGGCAGAGGGCGGCCCCAGGCAAGCTCGGCGACACGCGGGGCATAGGCGGCGACGGTGAACATGCCATCCAGGCCGTCGAGGCGGGACGGGCCGATCTTGCCCCAGGCCCGCAGCAGGAAGTGTGCGTGCGGCCGCGACCCGGCCCGGGCTACTCCGAGGGTTCGCGCAGGCGCACGGCGAGGGCGGCGATGTCGTCGTTCA includes the following:
- a CDS encoding cold shock domain-containing protein; amino-acid sequence: MADRVSGVVRWYNQVRGTGYIDGDDGREVRVDRQAIEDGTFVVEGLRVTYVPVEDENGWHAEYVNIVRRSSGAAPHE